One part of the Entelurus aequoreus isolate RoL-2023_Sb linkage group LG05, RoL_Eaeq_v1.1, whole genome shotgun sequence genome encodes these proteins:
- the LOC133649500 gene encoding uncharacterized protein LOC133649500 gives MATTTSESEEERKTSKVRKKVRKEENKRCYMHLSSVNNEDVQHFTRTRWDTYRNYLKQWLCLQDQNKHLAEIYKHCSDVDFDAIPDDAGFHATCYRRFTDKSALFYAEKRTARAVGEPSAAAGLPVASAGPVLPAICIICQKVEKYTRVGGKRQRDQLTQAETVSAGQLLKAAEIKKDAAILLHINDKDCVAIEVRYHRTCYRQYTRFLSLSTATHTATRDEEIQPFADSYNLFCDQVIRQRIIIDKEVLRMDKLRKLFVDTVKKHEDLDASGYRRDKLKRRLVRDFPQLVFHCPPQRNVSEMVFVETLSLADRVPLPSGTSPSTTESTEVSQAESQAESDSEHTASTTAGQNTTENTRTLYSAGLILKRLLSDSPGMKCPWPPTAEDLNVSEAKSVVPVELYNFIAWIIGATEEPTLACYVDVPDDVNLKVISLCQDIVYLASKGRKQTPKSLCLGLTVRHLTGSSNVLSLLNRLGHCASRDTVVSLDTSLAQLQLLEGRNKIPKGFAQKAPTILVWDNIDFGEETLSGHGTTHHTNGIMLQSSVTETVSRTERQPLQKAVKSFKPPPSYPVEHYQQSKRHGPQNLSHHGSVPLDAETYRLNTVSAAKTELAYVSVKYTDAEACTVPSWTGFHTLLQSGATLPKSALYYLPVIEASPTEMSTVNTILKRSVEIADQLALDHVVVVFDQAIYAKAQQIRWKDQELTKRLVIRLGEFHTCMSFLGIIGKRFGDAGLQDILIESEVVAPGSINGVISGHHYNRSMRAQKLMYESLQRARFSTFLDSLTPAGRDECMAVISEIKDTFPDRTVDVLCANQKFDQMCSKYALFVEKRTAENPTFAFWSSYIDMVQILLLFVRATRESDWQLHLSTVRLMMAWFFAYDRVNYARYLPTYWMEMVNLPITHPSCHKDLSVKGQWTVQRQSAHGFASIACDQAIEQTCNRDSKTKGGWTGITLNRAAVSRWILSQHERAAIARQCESMSGKSPETRRRKDLDRSRIHADEEAVTRISSTIDSMLNPFDLHQDGIVCLSSGTVASEGVKKDLLAAPERGEEAVKVFIDQRLLTKSVDIFAPIKAQKLKTFSDQAKTKTKSAAAKDVILRADKKLFSRLLIIGQSRKVDLRQILSYSLGTVSYPLASTDGSLAKTDKSALMNILENKDKDCLVQQVPSDGAILFDGMAVIQAMHSKPATFGELADNLLQYVVKIALQHKCTRIDFVIDQYPEISIKNLERSRRAEGGTQRVQIYGRDQKAPTQWKKFLSNGTNKAALAEFLFVAWRDADLTILGRDFSLYIAHGELCHCVTVKEGSQTVSAVHELTCDHEECDTRVFLHAQHAAQEHQTVVIKSPDTDVAVIAVSLQRALQCSLYFFTGVGNRTRIIDVAKVAAALGNSVCSALIGIHTFTGCDSTSAFHGKGKRKTFSLACQKDEYLTAFSNLGSSFNLDQSTFKTLSKYVCHLYGQASAKDVNDARYKAFCMASSALPELSIPPTSDALHQHCKRANYQAAVMRHSLTGMMCAPSPIGNGWYIEDGELTNCGNVSKETEERGAWDDDTDESDIDE, from the exons ATGGCGACGACAACATCCGAGAGTGAAGAGGAACGAAAGACctcaaaagttagaaaaaaagtgcgtaaagaggaaaataaaagatgctatatgcatctttcatctgtgaacaatgaggacgtccagcacttcactcggacacggtgggacacatacagaaactatttaaaacagtggctttgtctgcaagaccagaacaagcatctggcagaaatctataaacattgctcggatgtagattttgacgctattcctgacgacgctgggtttcacgcaacatgctaccgacgttttacagataaatctgcattgttttatgccgagaaaaggaccgcacgggcggtgggagaaccatctgcagccgcag gtttgcccgttgcttctgccggccccgtcctgccagccatctgtataatttgtcaaaaagtggaaaagtacactcgtgtgggaggaaaacgccagagggatcaactcacacaagcagaaaccgtgtcggcag gcCAGTTGCTGAAGGCAGCTGAGATTAAGAAAGATGCTGCCATTCTTCTGCACATCAACGACAAAGACTGTGTTGCTATAGAGGTCCGGTACCATAGGACCTGTTACAGACAGTACACCAGGTTCTTGTCACTGTCTACAGCAACGCACACTGCAACCAGAGATGAAGAAAT acaACCCTTTGCTGACAGCTACAACCTCTTCTGTGACCAAGTGATCCGTCAAAGGATTATAATTGACAAAGAGGTGCTGAGAATGGACAAGCTAAGGAAGTTGTTCGTGGACACCGTTAAGAAGCACGAAGATCTTGATGCTTCAGGCTACAG GAGGGATAAACTGAAAAGAAGGTTGGTCCGTGATTTCCCCCAGCTGGTTTTCCACTGCCCTCCCCAGCGCAACGTCTCTGAAATGGTTTTTGTTGAGACATTATCGTTAGCAGACAGGGTACCTCTGCCATCAGGCACATCACCATCAACTACCGAGTCAACTGAGGTGAGCCAAGCTGAAAGCCAAGCTGAAAGTGACAGTGAACACACGGCTAGTACAACAGCTGGTCAGAATACCACGGAGAACACAAGGACACTTTACAGTGCAGGGCTGATATTGAAGCGCCTTCTAAGTGACTCTCCCGGTATGAAATGCCCGTGGCCTCCCACAGCAGAGGATTTAAATGTATCTGAAGCTAAATCTGTTGTGCCTGTTGAACTGTACAACTTCATTGCCTGGATTATAGGTGCAACAGAAGAGCCAACACTAGCCTGTTATGTTGATGTTCCTGATGATGTGAATCTAAAGGTTATCTCTCTTTGTCAAGACATTGTGTATCTGGCATCTAAAGGTCGAAAGCAGACACCCAAGTCATTGTGTCTTGGTCTAACTGTTCGCCATTTAACAGGTTCATCAAATGTTCTGTCACTGCTGAATAGGTTAGGACATTGTGCTTCACGGGACACAGTTGTCAGTCTTGACACTAGCCTTGCTCAGCTACAACTTTTAGAGGGTAGAAACAAAATACCCAAGGGATTCGCACAGAAGGCACCCACAATACTGGTGtgggacaacattgattttggggAGGAGACACTGTCAGGTCATGGAACTACTCACCACACAAATGGCATTATGCTCCAAAGTTCTGTCACTGAAACTGTGTCGAGAACAGAGAGACAGCCACTACAGAAGGCAGTTAAATCATTCAAACCACCTCCTAGCTACCCCGTAGAACACTACCAACAGTCTAAAAGACACGGGCCACAGAACTTGAGTCACCATGGAAGTGTTCCATTGGATGCAGAAACATACAGGTTGAACACTGTATCTGCTGCCAAAACTGAACTGGCATATGTTTCAGTAAAGTACACAGATGCTGAAGCATGCACAGTGCCAAGCTGGACAGGTTTCCATACACTGCTCCAAAGTGGGGCCACTCTGCCAAAGTCAGCACTGTATTATCTTCCAGTCATTGAGGCTTCACCGACGGAGATGTCAACAGTTAACACGATTTTGAAGCGAAGTGTTGAAATTGCTGATCAGCTAGCACTGGACCATGTAGTGGTAGTTTTTGACCAGGCTATATATGCCAAAGCTCAGCAAATCCGCTGGAAGGACCAGGAATTGACAAAACGCCTTGTGATTAGACTTGGTGAGTTTCATACTTGCATGTCTTTCCTAGGGATTATAGGAAAAAGGTTTGGTGATGcaggactgcaagacatactcatTGAGTCTGAAGTTGTTGCCCCAGGTTCCATCAATGGTGTGATCAGTGGTCATCATTACAACCGCAGCATGAGGGCACAGAAACTTATGTATGAGAGCCTGCAACGTGCCAGATTCAGCACATTCTTAGACTCTTTGACACCAGCGGGGAGAGATGAGTGCATGGCTgtcatcagtgaaatcaaagacacaTTCCCAGACAGAACAGTGGATGTTTTGTGTGCAAACCAGAAATTTGACCAAATGTGTTCAAAGTATGCTCTCTTTGTGGAAAAGAGAACTGCCGAAAACCCAACGTTTGCTTTCTGGAGTTCTTACATTGACATGGTGCAAATACTCCTTCTGTTTGTGAGAGCTACACGAGAATCAGACTGGCAGCTTCACCTGTCAACAGTGCGCTTGATGATGGCATGGTTTTTTGCTTATGATCGTGTAAACTATGCTAGGTATTTGCCTACATACTGGATGGAAATGGTCAACTTGCCTATAACACACCCTTCTTGTCACAAAGACCTCAGTGTGAAAGGTCAGTGGACTGTTCAACGTCAAAGTGCCCATGGATTTGCCTCCATTGCTTGTGACCAGGCTATTGAGCAAACATGCAACAGAGATTCAAAGACAAAGGGTGGCTGGACAGGAATAACTCTAAATAGGGCTGCAGTGTCTCGCTGGATATTGTCACAACATGAACGAGCTGCCATAGCTAGACAATGTGAGTCAATGTCTGGAAAATCCCCAGAAACACGAAGGCGAAAAGATCTAGACCGCTCACGGATTCATGCCGATGAAGAAGCTGTGACCAGAATAAGTTCCACCATTGATTCCATGCTGAACCCATTTGACTTACACCAAGATGGCATTGTTTGTCTTAGCTCAGGGACAGTAGCATCTGAAGGGGTCAAGAAGGATTTGCTTGCAGCACCAGAAAGGGGGGAAGAAGCTGTCAAAGTCTTTATTGACCAAAGACTGTTAACAAAATCAGTCGACATTTTTGCCCCCATCAAGGCTCAAAAACTGAAGACCTTTAGTGACCAggcaaaaacaaagacaaaatctGCAGCAGCCAAAGATGTCATTCTGCGTGCAGACAAGAAACTTTTCTCCAGGCTACTCATTATTGGTCAAAGTAGAAAGGTAGACCTGAGGCAAATTCTGTCCTACTCCTTGGGAACGGTTTCATATCCCTTAGCCAGTACTGATGGGTCACTTGCTAAAACAGACAAATCTGCCTTGATGAATATATTGGAGAACAAAGACAAAGACTGCTTAGTTCAGCAAGTTCCGTCAGATGGAGCTATTCTCTTCGATGGCATGGCAGTCATTCAAGCCATGCATTCCAAACCAGCTACCTTTGGAGAGTTGGCTGACAACTTACTCCAGTACGTGGTCAAGATAGCTCTGCAGCACAAGTGTACAAGGATAGACTTTGTCATTGACCAGTATCCAGAAATCAGTATTAAAAACCTAGAGCGGTCACGGAGAGCTGAGGGTGGTACACAACGGGTGCAGATCTATGGACGGGATCAGAAGGCACCCACACAGTGGAAAAAGTTTCTATCTAATGGGACCAACAAAGCAGCACTGGCAGAATTCCTCTTTGTTGCATGGCGAGATGCTGATCTCACCATTTTGGGCAGGGACTTCAGCTTGTACATAGCACATGGAGAACTGTGTCACTGTGTTACTGTGAAAGAGGGTTCACAAACTGTCAGTGCTGTTCACGAACTGACATGTGACCATGAGGAATGTGACACTAGGGTGTTTTTACATGCACAGCATGCTGCACAAGAACATCAAACTGTTGTCATCAAAAGCCCTGACACTGATGTGGCAGTGATTGCTGTAAGTCTTCAAAGAGCTTTACAGTGTAGCTTGTATTTTTTCACGGGAGTAGGCAACAGAACGAGGATCATAGACGTGGCTAAGGTGGCAGCAGCTCTTGGCAACAGTGTTTGTTCTGCACTCATTGGCATCCATACCTTCACAGGTTGTGACTCGACCAGTGCCTTTCATGGCAAGGGCAAAAGGAAGACATTTTCTCTTGCTTGTCAGAAAGACGAATACCTGACTGCGTTCTCAAATCTGGGCAGCAGTTTTAACCTTGACCAGTCTACGTTCAAAACACTGAGCAAATATGTGTGCCACCTGTATGGACAGGCATCTGCCAAAGACGTGAACGATGCAAGATACAAAGCATTCTGTATGGCATCGTCAGCTTTGCCAGAACTGTCCATTCCCCCAACAAGTGATGCCCTCCACCAACACTGCAAAAGAGCAAACTACCAAGCAGCAGTAATGCGACATTCCCTGACTGGTATGATGTGTGCCCCTTCACCCATTGGCAATGGATGGTACATTGAGGATGGGGAGTTAACA AACTGTGGAAATGTTTCAAAGGAAACAGAAGAAAGAGGTGCATGGGATGATGAcacagatgaaagtgatattgatgagtaa